GACATTGCGTTGTTGGCAAATATCTCCGGTGAAATCGTTTGTTCTCGTTTAAGATTTTGTTTTGACTTGGGGAGCTTTGGTGTTGTCCAGGACAGACATGGCGGTTGCAACCATCGATGAAATGTCTGCCATATTTGCGGGAATGATCATGGTGTTGTTTTCTTTGGCCAACTTGCCGAATTCCTGGATGTACTTTTCCGCAACACGCAAGTTTGCAGCGTTTTGGCCGCCCGCTTGATTCAAAGCCTCTGCAATTTTTCGAATTCCTTCGGCTGTGGCGTGTGCCACAAGTTCAATTTCTTTTGCTTGGCCTTCCGCTTCATTGATGCGCTTTTGCTTTTCGCCTTCGGAAATTTCAATGGCTTCTTTTTTTAACCCTTCTGCGCGATTGATCCTCGATTGCCGGTCGCCTTCGGAAGTTGCGATTGCGGCGCGCTTTTCTCGCTCGGCGCGCATTTGTTTTTCCATGGCGTCCATCACGCTTTGTGGCGGCGTAATGTCTTTAATCTCGTAGCGCAAAACCTTAATGCCCCAATTTTGTGCGGCTTCGTCAATTGCCGAAACCACTTGTTGGTTTAGGCTTTCGCGTTCTTCAAAGGTTTTATCCAGCTCGATTTTGCCAATCACCGAGCGAAGCGACGTTTGCGCAAGTTGGCTGGCGGCAAGCCAGTAATTATCAATTCCATAGGCCGAGCGCTGACTATCGATAACTTGCAAATAGAGCACGCCGTCCACAGACACCGATACATTATCGGCGGTAATACAATCTTGTGAAGGAATATCCACAACCGATTCTTTTAGCGAGCGTTTATAAGCCACCTTATCTACGAAAGGCACAAGAATATGTAATCCAGCGCCTAACGTTTTATCGTATTTGCCGAGCCGCTCAACGATATATTCGGAGCGCTGCGGAACTACGATAGCCGTTTTTAGCAAAACGACGACGGTTAAAACAGCAAGAATGAGAACTACCACTAACGATTCACCCATTTTTCCTCCTTATGTTGGGATGACTTTTAAAGTGAGCCCATCTTCCGATTCGATATTGACGACCAATGCCGACTGTCCTTCCATGAGCGTTGTGTCCGATACCGCCCGCCAATAGCTTCCCATGACTTTCACTTCGCCTGGAAAGTTCGGTTTAATGGTTTTTGTAACAAGCGCGATTTGTCCGATTTTTGAATCAGTGAAACTTTCATCCAAAGCGTTTCTCACGTCGCCTTTGAATGTCTTTAAGCTGTATTTGCGAAGTGAGGAAAGAAGCAAAAGTGAAGAAGAAATAAAAAGAATAACTTGCGCCGTAAGACCGATGTCGAGTAACAAAACCAGCAG
Above is a window of Chloroherpeton thalassium ATCC 35110 DNA encoding:
- a CDS encoding NfeD family protein; this translates as MESVLSISPAFIWFLVGVGFLAAEFGVPAFILLFFGAGAWIVSLLVLLLDIGLTAQVILFISSSLLLLSSLRKYSLKTFKGDVRNALDESFTDSKIGQIALVTKTIKPNFPGEVKVMGSYWRAVSDTTLMEGQSALVVNIESEDGLTLKVIPT
- a CDS encoding SPFH domain-containing protein is translated as MGESLVVVLILAVLTVVVLLKTAIVVPQRSEYIVERLGKYDKTLGAGLHILVPFVDKVAYKRSLKESVVDIPSQDCITADNVSVSVDGVLYLQVIDSQRSAYGIDNYWLAASQLAQTSLRSVIGKIELDKTFEERESLNQQVVSAIDEAAQNWGIKVLRYEIKDITPPQSVMDAMEKQMRAEREKRAAIATSEGDRQSRINRAEGLKKEAIEISEGEKQKRINEAEGQAKEIELVAHATAEGIRKIAEALNQAGGQNAANLRVAEKYIQEFGKLAKENNTMIIPANMADISSMVATAMSVLDNTKAPQVKTKS